The Perca fluviatilis chromosome 24, GENO_Pfluv_1.0, whole genome shotgun sequence genome has a window encoding:
- the LOC120554760 gene encoding fas apoptotic inhibitory molecule 1-like — translation MLGGDLVATWDVALSDNVYKIEFAHGTTTGKRIVYVNGQEVVRKDWLFKLVGKETFTVGSSNTKATILIEAVGGFAYEYTLQVDGKSLQKFIDNRAKTSKTWLLKVKGEDCRVVLEKDTMDIWCNGQKMDTMGEFVDDGTETRFMLGEHECCIKATSGGKKKSSIVHSLLLDGEKIPASTQ, via the exons ATGCTGGGTGGAGATCTGGTGGCGACGTGGGACGTGGCGCTGAGCGACAACGTGTACAAGATTGAGTTCGCTCATGGCACCACCACGGGGAAACGCATCGTGTACGTCAACGGACAG GAAGTCGTCAGGAAAGACTGGCTGTTCAAGCTGGTTGGAAAGGAAACCTTCACCGTGGGGAGCTCCAACACCAAAGCCACCATACTCATTGAGGCGGTCGGTGGCTTTGCCTACGAGTACACGCTGCAGGTGGACGGCAAGAGTCTGCAGAAGTTCATTGACAACAGAGCCAAGACGTCCAAGACATGGCTGCTCAAAGTGAAGGGAGAGGACTGCAGGGTGGTGCTGG AAAAGGACACCATGGATATTTGGTGCAACGGGCAGAAAATGGACACAATG GGAGAGTTTGTAGACGACGGCACAGAGACGCGCTTCATGTTGGGGGAACACGAATGCTGCATCAAGGCGACGAGCGGTGGGAAGAAAAAGAGCAGCATTGTGCACTCCTTACTGCTGGACGGAGAGAAAATACCAGCCTCAACACAATAG